A single genomic interval of Coccidioides posadasii str. Silveira chromosome 1, complete sequence harbors:
- a CDS encoding uncharacterized protein (EggNog:ENOG410PMNC~COG:S~BUSCO:7716at33183), with the protein MAFRVPNQVRQRQPSFQNVSPRPAPPAINVTPSNHNPREEESQEWVLFSPELAPSTTTRTHTTSTDRTPRTTGRSRLSDFGSLGTALHSGTVDGDLDAEHDDLLDEDGTELDSLDDGLHAFREPTACEPATDEPQLHHSDPALLPTHDGLGTFTAVNLHVQEQLWQHEQFNPRRRGETRPRRRSSVQRHLDSVDEVENQDMERERWQRIEQWRMEQSRALLQEIERETRRRRYSRANRLSRATQGSARQPSSVAVESTPEIQPVADEATPRPSPEGSQKGSEEEESFWRRITRKVIRDLIGIDNSILAVIFGEALAEGSEEENKQRQSEDPHNQQSESTAAASKSSIRVESERPKVLDDMLKNATSTSSGDNIWQQRLLDRIARELGILVHQLCEHPGAFTTYVRPGSSTSSDFAGKLASRASSLPSQRRPIPSRAASYGSGNNGTSEISPIFNPTLQDNTGPNHASLWGIEEEESLSANEIRPSTNNNLAGHLRPPFPQPEQDIEYWERELDIGEVFRYLCKGLAGKVPFSNDGTSTPKPLSPNGQGDHGASNRAAIIRHHHPLVARADAHARSNRPPLRHWQTSSSGTGLRASRIDTPATTSHHASSSSTPILFRHFRRPSSSCASQSTLVSSTKGPLGSGSSRHYWDIGGSVGSGSAIVTVGGASGMGSWGDV; encoded by the coding sequence ATGGCCTTTCGCGTTCCCAACCAAGTCCGTCAGAGACAGCCCTCTTTCCAGAATGTCTCTCCTCGTCCTGCGCCCCCCGCCATCAATGTCACCCCCTCAAACCACAACCCACGCGAGGAGGAATCCCAAGAATGGGTGCTCTTTTCTCCAGAGCTTGCTCCTTCGACGACAACCCGTACGCATACCACGTCTACAGACCGAACTCCTCGTACAACCGGTCGATCTCGATTGAGTGATTTCGGTTCCCTAGGTACCGCATTGCACTCTGGTACTGTAGATGGTGATCTGGATGCAGAACACGATGACTTGCTGGATGAAGATGGCACTGAGCTAGATAGTCTTGACGATGGGCTACACGCTTTTCGCGAACCTACTGCCTGTGAGCCCGCAACAGATGAGCCACAATTACACCACAGTGACCCCGCGCTGCTCCCTACACACGATGGTCTTGGAACTTTTACCGCAGTGAACTTACATGTTCAAGAGCAGTTGTGGCAGCATGAGCAGTTTAACCCTCGAAGAAGAGGGGAAACAAGGCCCCGGCGGAGATCAAGTGTCCAGCGACATCTGGACTCTGTTGATGAAGTGGAAAATCAGGATATGGAAAGGGAGAGATGGCAACGCATCGAGCAATGGCGTATGGAGCAGAGTAGGGCACTGTTGCAGGAAATAGAAAGGGAAACAAGACGAAGACGATATAGTCGGGCGAACCGGTTGAGTCGTGCTACCCAAGGCTCTGCTCGGCAGCCTTCGAGCGTTGCTGTCGAGAGCACCCCGGAAATCCAGCCTGTTGCTGATGAAGCTACTCCGCGCCCTTCTCCTGAAGGATCTCAGAAAGGCTCCGAAGAGGAAGAATCGTTCTGGAGACGGATCACACGTAAGGTGATTCGAGATTTAATTGGTATTGATAATTCCATACTTGCTGTAATCTTCGGTGAAGCTCTTGCTGAAGGCtccgaagaagaaaacaagcAACGGCAATCTGAAGACCCGCATAACCAGCAAAGCGAATCAACAGCCGCCGCTTCGAAATCTAGCATTCGGGTAGAGAGCGAAAGGCCCAAGGTCCTTGATGATATGTTGAAGAATGCGACCTCAACTTCGTCAGGTGACAATATCTGGCAACAAAGACTTTTGGACCGCATTGCGAGAGAGCTGGGTATCTTGGTCCATCAACTTTGCGAACACCCCGGCGCTTTCACGACATATGTAAGACCAGGTTCATCGACGTCCAGTGATTTTGCTGGCAAACTGGCCTCCAGAGCGTCATCATTACCTTCTCAACGGAGACCTATTCCATCGAGGGCCGCATCCTACGGTAGTGGTAATAATGGTACTTCAGAAATATCTCCAATCTTTAATCCAACCCTTCAGGACAATACCGGGCCCAATCACGCTTCTCTATGGGGCATCGAGGAGGAAGAGTCTCTCTCAGCCAACGAAATACGACCATCTACGAATAATAATTTGGCAGGACACTTGAGACCACCTTTTCCACAACCAGAGCAAGACATCGAGTATTGGGAGCGCGAGCTAGACATCGGAGAGGTATTTCGCTACCTTTGCAAAGGTCTTGCTGGCAAGGTCCCCTTCTCGAATGACGGCACTAGCACTCCCAAACCTCTATCCCCAAATGGACAGGGAGACCACGGTGCATCTAATCGCGCAGCTATAATAAGACATCATCATCCCCTAGTGGCACGAGCAGACGCACATGCTCGTTCGAATCGACCACCTCTAAGACACTGGCAGACCAGTTCTTCCGGCACTGGTCTTCGTGCTAGCAGGATTGATACCCCTGCTACTACTTCTCATCATGCCAGCTCTTCATCCACGCCAATTCTCTTTCGGCATTTTCGTCGCCCTAGCTCAAGCTGTGCTAGCCAGAGCACTCTTGTTTCTTCCACAAAAGGCCCGCTCGGGAGCGGGTCTAGCAGACATTATTGGGATATCGGTGGTAGTGTAGGCAGCGGGAGTGCTATTGTGACCGTCGGTGGTGCTAGTGGGATGGGAAGCTGGGGAGATGTTTGA
- a CDS encoding 60S ribosomal protein uL16 (EggNog:ENOG410PH0M~COG:J~BUSCO:12552at33183), with protein MARRPARCYRYCKNKPYPKSRFNRGVPDPKIKIFDLGRKKANTDDFPLCVHMVSNEYEQLSSEALEAARICANKYLVKICGKEGFHLRVRAHPFHVVRINKMLSCAGADRLQTGMRGAFGKPYGVVARVNIGQILLSVRTRDSNRAAAIEALRRSMYKFPGRQKIIVSKNWGFTPLRREEYVQLRKEGKVKIDGAYVQFLRNKGNIEENMRRFPDAYENLSQA; from the exons ATGGCCCGTCGTCCAGCGAGATGTTATCGCTACTGCAAGAACAAG CCATACCCAAAGTCCCGGTTCAACCGTGGTGTGCCAGACCCCAAGATCAAGATCTTTGATCTTGGTCGTAAGAAGGCCAACACCGATGATTTCCCTCTCTGCGTGCACATGGTCTCCAATGAATACGAACAGCTCAGCTCCGAGGCTCTCGAAGCTGCCCGTATCTGCGCCAACAA ATACCTAGTCAAGATCTGCGGTAAGGAAGGTTTCCATCTCCGCGTCCGCGCCCACCCCTTCCACGTCGTCCGCATCAACAAGATGTTGTCGTGCGCTGGTGCCGATAGATTGCAAACCGGTATGCGTGGTGCTTTCGGCAAGCCCTACGGTGTCGTTGCCCGCGTGAACATCGGCCAGATCCTCCTCAGCGTTCGCACCCGTGACTCCAACCGCGCCGCTGCCATCGAGGCCCTCCGTCGCTCCATGTACAAGTTCCCCGGTCGCCAGAAGATCATTGTTAGCAAGAACTGGGGTTTCACTCCTCTCCGCCGCGAGGAATACGTTCAGCTCCGCAAGGAGGGTAAGGTCAAGATTGATGGTGCTTATGTGCAGTTCCTGAGAAACAAGGGCAATATCGAGGAGAACATGAGACGGTTCCCTGATGCTTATGAGAATTTATCTCAGGCGTAA
- a CDS encoding uncharacterized protein (EggNog:ENOG410PGDP~COG:S~BUSCO:5141at33183) yields the protein MASSLKKQSNPTSSHGVRRISSDNHHSSPNGSPNSLGRSSSTRQSPAPVSARAAARRPPGRSNLSMSSVPRNFMNPNNAPDDDAKAANSTLIGELRQQVQKAETVSDQYRKQLGVLQMRLDDAVGEQTRLEEQAHEKDGKINSLHDEVKELSRQLREMEQAYETERTAMMKDKEAHAAREEELQSTIQRLKETISQKDLRMNVENDRNLSRSPSFRNRSSQDVENGQFAPSSQLQRSPSRNNSKLILQKDKLIESLRLELAEAQIKLIEMENMGGGRQQELERELLEARMANARLMEDNESYQLLLSEKTLNGDFTKGDFMHHASADNEINATGPGSLADELESAAEGGEAESRRRLEAELKTQVDHNKALSLYIERIIGRLLQHEGFEHILDKSDNDVPGNPPARPAKLDKELPPPPSERNEATAPTFLQRAKSVMAGQSTRPKPRPVSQLMHSTTSQEAPATSHPTPHENPETAPRIPLNRSRTVQHRRTRSDQADGVAAANVVGQMYRGPAGRSPPSGPMSPGISPTLSQGPFFSGSFTSKRNSGQGASMSSRGGERDSVMSDRSGEIGSQGTSSSPPRHSSGMNNYTGAVMTQSKLRPLRLVQENQELDSGDQGGKSPDDEEAARKKANRASWISWFNRPASNSVDSTNTTTS from the exons ATGGCGAGCTCTTTAAAAAAGCAATCTAACCCGACGTCGTCCCACGGAGTTCGCCGTATTTCGAGTGACAATCACCATTCGTCGCCCAATGGATCGCCCAACAGTCTTGGAAGGTCGTCGTCCACAAGACAATCTCCTGCGCCCGTTTCTGCTCGCGCAGCTGCAAGAAGGCCGCCCGGCCGCTCCAACCTAAGCATGAGCAGTGTTCCGAGAAACTTTATGAACCCTAATAATGCTCCCGACGATGATGCGAAAGCCGCAAACTCGACGCTTATCGGCGAACTCAGACAACAGGTGCAAAAGGCTGAAACTGTCTCTGATCAGTATCGCAAGCAACTTGGGGTTCTGCAAATGCGACTAGATGACGCGGTTGGAGAACAGACACGTCTCGAGGAACAGGCGCATGAAAAGGATGGCAAAATCAATTCCCTACATGATGAGGTTAAAGAGCTGTCGCGCCAGCTGCGTGAAATGGAACAGGCATATGAGACGGAGCGGACTGCTATGATGAAGGACAAGGAAGCTCATGCCGCCAGGGAAGAAGAGCTCCAGTCCACCATTCAGCGCCTGAAAGAAACAATTTCGCAGAAGGATTTGCGGATGAATGTGGAGAATGATCGCAATCTATCTCGATCTC CCTCTTTCCGGAACCGCTCCTCTCAAGATGTCGAGAATGGCCAGTTCGCCCCATCGTCACAGCTACAACGCAGCCCGTCACGGAACAACTCGAAATTAATTCTGCAAAAGGATAAGCTAATCGAGTCCTTGAGACTTGAGCTAGCAGAAGCGCAGATCAAATTAATCGAGATGGAAAACATGGGTGGTGGCCGTCAGCAGGAACTGGAGCGCGAACTCCTCGAGGCCCGCATGGCCAATGCTCGCTTGATGGAAGACAACGAGAGTTACCAGTTACTCTTGAGCGAAAAGACCCTGAATGGAGATTTTACCAAGGGAGATTTTATGCACCATGCTTCTGCTGACAACGAGATCAACGCGACTGGACCCGGCTCCCTAGCCGATGAACTCGAGTCAGCCGCAGAAGGAGGTGAAGCGGAGTCGCGACGTCGCCTGGAAGCTGAACTGAAGACCCAGGTAGATCACAACAAGGCCTTGAGCTTGTACATCGAAAGAATCATTGGTCGTCTGTTGCAACACGAAGGATTTGAACATATCTTAGACAAGAGCGACAACGATGTCCCCGGTAATCCCCCAGCCAGACCTGCAAAGTTGGATAAGGAGTTACCACCACCTCCCTCAGAAAGGAACGAAGCTACTGCCCCGACCTTCCTCCAACGTGCCAAGTCGGTAATGGCCGGACAATCGACGCGGCCAAAGCCTCGACCTGTCAGCCAACTGATGCACTCTACCACCTCCCAAGAAGCTCCTGCGACCTCGCATCCCACACCCCATGAAAACCCAGAAACCGCTCCAAGGATCCCCCTGAACCGCTCTAGAACAGTTCAGCACCGCAGAACAAGGTCCGACCAAGCTGACGGGGTAGCTGCAGCCAACGTTGTCGGTCAGATGTATCGTGGGCCCGCTGGGCGGTCTCCCCCCTCTGGTCCTATGAGTCCAGGCATCAGCCCAACGTTGTCACAAGGTCCGTTCTTTTCTGGCTCTTTTACTTCGAAGCGAAACTCGGGACAGGGAGCTTCAATGTCGAGCAGAGGCGGGGAGCGAGACAGTGTGATGAGCGATCGCAGCGGCGAAATCGGTTCTCAAGGAACGTCGTCCTCTCCACCTCGACATAGTTCTGGCATGAACAACTATACTGGAGCTGTGATGACACAAAGTAAACTGCGCCCTCTTAGACTCGTGCAGGAGAACCAAGAATTAGACAGCGGAGACCAAGGCGGCAAGTCTCCAGACGATGAAGAAGCGGCCCGAAAGAAGGCCAATCGAGCAAGCTGGATTTCCTGGTTCAACCGCCCAGCTTCAAACTCCGTTGATTCTACCAACACGACGACCAGTTAA